In the genome of Notamacropus eugenii isolate mMacEug1 chromosome 5, mMacEug1.pri_v2, whole genome shotgun sequence, one region contains:
- the KCNE2 gene encoding potassium voltage-gated channel subfamily E member 2, translated as MSLLSNLTQTLEDAFKKIFVTYMDNWRSNTTAEAAALQAKVNAENFYYVILYLMVMIGMFSFIIVAILVSTVKSKRQEHSNDPYHQYIVDDWHEKYKSRILSLEDAKATIHENVDAAAFKMSP; from the coding sequence ATGTCACTTTTATCTAATTTAACCCAAACATTGGAAGATGCTTTCAAAAAGATCTTTGTTACTTATATGGACAACTGGCGCAGCAACAcaacagcagaagcagcagctcTCCAGGCCAAGGTCAATGCCGAAAATTTCTACTATGTCATCTTGTACCTCATGGTGATGATTGGTATGTTCTCTTTCATTATTGTGGCCATCCTGGTGAGCACAGTGAAATCCAAGAGACAGGAGCACTCCAATGACCCATACCATCAGTACATTGTGGATGACTGGCATGAAAAGTATAAAAGTCGAATTCTGAGTCTAGAAGATGCCAAGGCTACCATTCATGAAAATGTTGATGCGGCAGCATTCAAAATGTCTCCTTGA